A single Pseudomonas brassicacearum DNA region contains:
- a CDS encoding phage tail protein, whose translation MADTQTVEKKAVLLTGIDELSPKLAGLRAKVASFKQNLDATGLGSLDISGLLPSGGLAQPFMDGLKSALAFKDEAGAASSAASAVQAPEAPRVAAQNLDGLKTSISNVSVQFGSALGPAVNAVAVSLQPMVSGVAQVLQDNPQLVQGLANSVVAFNAIQTAVSGASQAMEVVNLALKMNPIGLIAMGIALAAGMIIAYWTPISAFFAGLWQRLAPIVLPMVEFFKTMFAFTPMGLVISNWGPISSFFGALWNVIVAAATPVIGFMQTLFAWSPLGLIVANWTPLTGLFAAIWDLLKALTVPVMDALKGLFDWTPLGLIMANWGTIGEVFAGIWEGVRNQASIMLAVLSGLFDWSPIEGLTQQWGPVGEWFSQWWDKLQGVIAPIKAFFNGGFGELITTFTGKVEGLTEAQRQTNAEGKGELAPAFFGGASEQPPGLSSSLAPASANVPAKTALAPGALPQTSSALVQQSAANNRTQLEGGLTVRFENAPAGLRADPPQTNQPALAVSSRIGYRSLSTGGSNELA comes from the coding sequence ATGGCAGACACACAAACGGTAGAGAAAAAAGCGGTGCTGCTGACCGGCATCGATGAGCTGTCACCCAAGCTCGCCGGGCTTCGTGCGAAGGTCGCGAGTTTCAAGCAGAACCTCGACGCCACGGGCCTGGGCAGCCTGGATATTTCCGGTCTGCTGCCCAGCGGCGGCCTGGCCCAACCATTTATGGACGGGCTCAAGTCGGCGCTGGCTTTCAAGGACGAAGCGGGCGCAGCGAGCTCGGCGGCCAGCGCCGTCCAGGCGCCTGAAGCGCCTCGTGTAGCGGCACAGAACCTGGATGGATTGAAGACTTCCATCAGCAACGTGTCGGTGCAGTTCGGCTCGGCCTTGGGGCCTGCGGTCAATGCGGTGGCGGTCAGTTTGCAGCCCATGGTCAGCGGCGTGGCCCAGGTGCTGCAGGACAACCCGCAACTGGTACAGGGCCTGGCGAATAGCGTCGTGGCGTTCAACGCGATCCAGACGGCGGTCAGTGGCGCGAGCCAGGCAATGGAAGTGGTCAACCTGGCCTTGAAGATGAATCCAATCGGCTTGATTGCCATGGGCATCGCCTTGGCGGCAGGGATGATCATTGCCTACTGGACGCCGATTTCGGCGTTCTTCGCCGGACTCTGGCAGCGGCTTGCGCCGATCGTCTTGCCGATGGTCGAGTTCTTCAAGACGATGTTCGCCTTCACCCCGATGGGGCTGGTGATCAGCAACTGGGGCCCGATCAGCAGCTTTTTTGGCGCGCTCTGGAATGTAATCGTGGCGGCGGCAACGCCGGTCATCGGTTTCATGCAGACGCTGTTCGCCTGGTCACCCCTGGGTTTGATCGTTGCCAATTGGACGCCCCTGACCGGGTTATTCGCGGCGATCTGGGATCTGCTCAAGGCCTTGACCGTGCCGGTGATGGATGCCCTGAAAGGCCTGTTCGATTGGACGCCCTTGGGACTGATCATGGCCAACTGGGGCACGATCGGAGAAGTCTTCGCCGGGATCTGGGAGGGCGTGCGCAACCAGGCGTCGATCATGCTGGCGGTATTGAGCGGCCTGTTCGACTGGTCACCCATCGAGGGCCTCACCCAACAGTGGGGGCCGGTGGGCGAGTGGTTCAGCCAGTGGTGGGACAAGCTGCAGGGCGTGATTGCACCGATCAAGGCGTTTTTCAATGGCGGCTTCGGTGAACTCATCACCACGTTCACCGGCAAGGTCGAAGGCCTGACCGAGGCGCAGCGACAGACCAACGCCGAAGGCAAGGGTGAGCTGGCGCCGGCGTTTTTTGGTGGGGCCAGCGAACAGCCTCCGGGGCTGTCTTCGAGCCTGGCGCCGGCGTCCGCCAACGTGCCAGCCAAAACCGCGCTGGCACCGGGTGCGTTGCCGCAAACCTCCAGTGCCTTGGTGCAACAAAGCGCCGCCAACAACCGCACGCAACTCGAAGGCGGCCTGACCGTGCGCTTCGAAAACGCGCCGGCCGGGTTGCGCGCCGATCCGCCACAGACCAATCAACCGGCCCTGGCGGTGAGTTCGCGCATTGGCTATCGCTCACTTTCCACAGGAGGTTCCAATGAGCTGGCGTGA